The sequence CTAAGCAGTTGCCCGGCGCGCCGAATGTAGCGTATCTATCACATCCCCCTTTCCCTCACCAGGTGTCGGACCTGTAAGTTTTAAGCTCCATCCGTTCCTGATTGTACGTCCCACACAGACAATTGCCAGCAGTGTTCCAGGCTTCTCGATCACCGTCTACATTCTTCATACCGATCGCGATCACTCCCAGCGTGCTAGAGGACGATTGGCAACACTCGCAGCAACGCGCCGTTACCGTTGTCCCATTTTTCCTACTTTGCAGTACCTGAATCGCTCTGCCAATCTGGTTGCCAACACCGAACACAATCTCGCCTGGCGTATGTGCCCCTCGTTCATGCTAGGCACGGATTCTCAGAGCCTGATCAAAAACCCGGATTTCTTATTGGGAACGTACCGTGCCCGCGAAACCATTGCGTCAGGGATTGCCAACATACTTTCGTGCTAGCCACGCTCCGTTCCCCCTTCCTTTTCCACACGGTGAGAGGAAGGGGATCAGTTGCCCGCCAACGTTCCCCTCACCATTCTAGCGATACCATGGTCGCGCCTTATCAAAAGCCCAGGTTTTTGATCATACTCTCAGGCTAACATCGTGCAGATCAAGCCTTCAATCTGCTTGAGCGACGGTAGGGTTGTCTGTGGCTGAAATGTGCATGGCACCCCTAGTGCATCGCCAACGAATAGACCGCTGATCCCACCGACAATCTGTTTGTCCCGTTCCAAGGCAGTCTCCTACTTGCAGACACCGAAGATGATTGTACTGTACCACACCGCGACCGGTCAGCAGTGCGCAAAGGGGCCGGTGAAGAGGGAAACACCTCTCTGTTGTTCCCAACCGACACCTACAACTCTGCCAAATTTGTCTCTGTCGAAGCATTTCTTATTAATGAAGTGCTGTTGATTGGCCTGGCCCTATCGTGGAGGAGCACCTGTATGCTACGCTACGGTCTTGCATTTGTCCTCATTACCGGACTCCTTGTTGTTGGCTCGTTGTCGATTGCTCAAGCCGGCACAAAACCAAACCTTCCCGAATATCGAGGCACGCTTGAACAGGCTGTGCAGGCGGCAATTCGCGAGCAGGTGACATTACCGACCGATGCTGCTCTGTTCGTAAATCCGATTGCCGAATACGAGCAATGGTACTTTGGTTCGGTCGGTGTCTTCCCCGAGCATACCTTACCAGACATCTATCTCTTCCTGGCAAAACAGCAGCGCGATACGTGGGCAGTGGCTATTGAAGATACCACGCATTTTGCAACCGCCTTGCGAATTATTCCAAGACCATTACTCACGCCTGAGCAGTGGGCTACGCTCACGTCAGATCAACCGATTACGCTCGCAGCCGGTGAAGTGGGGACATTGCAAGATGACCGTGGGTTGGCTATGGGGTTGCCCTGGCCGGTCGGCGAGAGTCGGTATTTAACGCAGGGTCCCCATGCGCCGGGCGGATCGACATTGGCAGCGCTCGATTTTGCCGGTTCGCCTGGTGCGCGGGTTCACGCTGCACGTAGTGGGGTTGTCTATCATGCCTGTCCCGGTGCGCCAGATACTTACGTGCGGATTGATCACGGCAGTGGCGTGGAGACTCATTACTATCATCTGGACTCAATCTCTGTTCCGAATGGTCAGTGGGTGAGCCGTTGGGCGCCGATTGGGGTGCAGGGCACGAAGGTGCGCTGCGGTGGTTGGGTGACCGGTGCGCACTTTCAGTTCTGGATCAAAGTGAATGGACAAAACCTGGCAATTGACGGAATTGATATTGGTGGCTGGCGGGTATCCGGCAATTGTATGGTGCGCATTCGCGATGGGTTGAGCCGCTGTGTCAACAGTCTGATTATTAACGAAGGTGCTATTGGTACGGGGTACACCATCGGTCAACCGAGTGATCGGGTTGAGGTGTTTGAGCAGGCTTACAACCGCCATGGTGGAGCGGCGAAGGTTGGTTATCCTGTTGGGCCAGCTCGTTGGCATGGTAACACGAACCGGGTGATGCTACAGGAGTTCGATGGCGGTGAGCTTGGTGCGCTGTTTATCGTGCTTGACCGCCCGAGCGATGAGCAGGTTCGTGGGACACCAGCTTATATTATTCGTGGTGGCATTTGGTATTACTACAGGCACGTCTTAGGGGCGTGGGATTCGTGGCTTGGTCCACCTACAAGCGATGAATACATTAATGCCGATGGTAAACCGCAACAAAACTTTCGTAACGGTATTCTTATTTATCACTCATCGGAAAATGTTGAAGCACGTCCGTGGCCGACACCCGTGGACGGGCAGTGGCGCATCGAGTATCGCAATTATCTTTCCAATCCCTCAAACGTTCAGATGGGACCAACTTGGGTCAGGAATGGAACCCTTTATCCCGTAAATAGCCTGTGCTGGGGTAACGGCTCTCCTCTTGATGGTAAGTGGGGTGTTTGGGCAGATTATTTCACAGTACGGATGAGTGGACGGTTTTACTTCGAGGAGGGCCTGTATCGCTTCCGCGCTCGGGCTGATGATGTCATCGACCTCTACATCAACCAGAACCCGGTGATTCGCGACGAGGATGCCAGTCGGGTGAATGAAGAATACGTGGTTGATCGCTACATCAGTGCAGGCTACCACAATGTATTGGCCGAGTTCACTGAATTAACAGGGCATGCCTGCCTTGAGTTCTCGTGGACGAAATTGCCAGCCCCTCAACCGCCGAGCAATTTACGCCAGACCGGGCGTACCACCACCAGCATTACTCTCACCTGGCAAGACAACTCCACGGATGAAACCGGCTTCTACATCTACGTGCAGAACGGCAACGATTGGAATCGGATTGCTACGTTGGGGGCGAATACAACCGCTCACACTCTCACCGGTTTGCAGTGTGGGCAGTCGTATACGTATCAGGTTAGTGCCTATAGCAATGCGGGTGAATCGGCGCCAAGCAATGTCGTAACGGCAACGACGGCGGATTGTCCACCTCAACCGCCGAGCAATTTACGCCAGACCGGGCGTACCACCACCAGCATTACTCTCACCTGGCAAGACAACTCCACGGATGAAACCGGCTTCTACATCTACGTGCAGAACGGCAACGATTGGAATCGGATTGCTACGTTGGGAGCGAATACAAC comes from Chloroflexus sp. Y-396-1 and encodes:
- a CDS encoding clostripain-related cysteine peptidase, which codes for MLRYGLAFVLITGLLVVGSLSIAQAGTKPNLPEYRGTLEQAVQAAIREQVTLPTDAALFVNPIAEYEQWYFGSVGVFPEHTLPDIYLFLAKQQRDTWAVAIEDTTHFATALRIIPRPLLTPEQWATLTSDQPITLAAGEVGTLQDDRGLAMGLPWPVGESRYLTQGPHAPGGSTLAALDFAGSPGARVHAARSGVVYHACPGAPDTYVRIDHGSGVETHYYHLDSISVPNGQWVSRWAPIGVQGTKVRCGGWVTGAHFQFWIKVNGQNLAIDGIDIGGWRVSGNCMVRIRDGLSRCVNSLIINEGAIGTGYTIGQPSDRVEVFEQAYNRHGGAAKVGYPVGPARWHGNTNRVMLQEFDGGELGALFIVLDRPSDEQVRGTPAYIIRGGIWYYYRHVLGAWDSWLGPPTSDEYINADGKPQQNFRNGILIYHSSENVEARPWPTPVDGQWRIEYRNYLSNPSNVQMGPTWVRNGTLYPVNSLCWGNGSPLDGKWGVWADYFTVRMSGRFYFEEGLYRFRARADDVIDLYINQNPVIRDEDASRVNEEYVVDRYISAGYHNVLAEFTELTGHACLEFSWTKLPAPQPPSNLRQTGRTTTSITLTWQDNSTDETGFYIYVQNGNDWNRIATLGANTTAHTLTGLQCGQSYTYQVSAYSNAGESAPSNVVTATTADCPPQPPSNLRQTGRTTTSITLTWQDNSTDETGFYIYVQNGNDWNRIATLGANTTTHTITDLQCGQSYTYQVSAYTNAGESAPSNVVTATTADCTLFLFMLYLNGDNDLYRYIARALQSLERATANPNVKIVVLVDGDQNGDTQRLVFEATSTQREPLGELNMGNPQTLQEFVRWARDRYPARYSYLALAGHGNGLVGIGPDRNSENDVLEPWEISQALQAATNNGQRKIDIVHYDACSMALLENAYELRNYAGYLINSQYLAWSVFAYQNYAEQVSLQGVPMLVGLNEVIAEVSAESTPRSLAMQIAERYFGHVALVGSPRTISVLDLEQVESVRQALDQLLTLLQNNLQSIKTDLQQARQNVQKLDSREPLYKITQEDEYIDLVHWASLVQSIPNSSINAAAQQVLDRVRNRLVVVSRRESGNINNLPIDLSNANGVSIYFPLSSGGNAFQSYISHRLFQFTSNSQWDDFLNNYFTVTALPIINPEPAGLLPLLHPKDMVYVPLVVR